From Candidatus Doudnabacteria bacterium, a single genomic window includes:
- a CDS encoding UTP--glucose-1-phosphate uridylyltransferase, with amino-acid sequence MSITKKVRKAVIPAAGFGTRFLPATKAQPKEMLPIVDKPIIQYVVEDAVSAGIEDVIIVTGWSKRNIEDHFDYPFELEKRLQETGKTQELEEIRRIANLANFTYLRQKGPLGTGTAILNAKHLIGDEPFMVLWGDDFVEASPTRGQQLVSAYEKLGGSAVLSAIRADKEEDYKRYGYATGTKLSPEVLKIRTTVEKPGKGKIDSDLAIIGGAIYGPEMFEALEEALRRWIKENTTKEFLYIDALNVMLEQNKDCYALEIKNGKYYDCGNKLEYLKAVVEFGLKHDDLSAEFREYLKELKLP; translated from the coding sequence ATGTCTATTACTAAAAAGGTTCGCAAAGCTGTAATTCCCGCGGCCGGATTCGGTACGCGGTTTTTGCCGGCCACCAAAGCCCAGCCTAAGGAAATGTTGCCCATTGTTGATAAACCGATCATTCAATATGTTGTTGAAGATGCGGTTTCGGCAGGAATCGAAGATGTAATTATTGTTACCGGTTGGTCAAAGCGAAATATCGAGGACCATTTTGATTATCCGTTTGAATTGGAAAAAAGATTGCAAGAAACGGGCAAGACCCAAGAACTGGAAGAAATAAGAAGAATTGCCAACTTGGCCAACTTCACTTACCTTCGACAAAAAGGTCCTTTGGGAACCGGGACTGCTATTTTGAACGCCAAGCATTTGATCGGCGATGAGCCGTTCATGGTATTGTGGGGGGATGATTTTGTGGAAGCAAGTCCAACCCGCGGTCAGCAGCTGGTCAGCGCTTATGAAAAATTAGGAGGCAGTGCTGTTTTATCCGCTATCCGCGCCGATAAAGAAGAGGATTACAAGCGCTATGGGTATGCTACCGGTACCAAGTTGAGTCCCGAAGTTTTGAAGATCAGAACAACTGTAGAAAAGCCCGGTAAGGGTAAAATTGATTCGGACCTTGCCATCATTGGCGGTGCGATTTATGGGCCGGAGATGTTTGAGGCGTTGGAGGAAGCGCTTCGGCGATGGATAAAAGAAAATACCACAAAGGAATTTCTTTATATAGATGCCCTGAATGTAATGCTTGAACAAAATAAAGATTGCTATGCTTTAGAAATCAAAAATGGCAAGTATTATGACTGCGGCAATAAGCTCGAATATCTGAAAGCCGTGGTGGAATTCGGTTTAAAGCACGATGATCTGAGTGCAGAGTTCAGGGAGTATTTGAAAGAGCTTAAACTTCCGTAG
- a CDS encoding extracellular solute-binding protein — MEKKYYIIGGVLVLLLILGGVLFFTSGSKPAPTNNGKIELVWWKTFEDTENVQDFINDYQTTHKNVSITFVKKDPSTYEQDLVNAIAAGNGPDIFSIHNDWLAKHSDKIAPAPDNLISLRTYSDNFVDVASSDFVEDNKIYAIPLSVDLLALYYNKDILGSAGIAQPPATWPELVSDVEKITKVAQPGVFSRSGVAMGTSGNVSRAVDILNLLMIQNGTKFYSDDLNTATFDQQQNLPGSSEGFNPGATALAFYTQFADPSKVSYTWNSKSDYSIDAFTQGKVAMMLGYQYMEPMIRSKSPNLNWGVSAVPQVSDQATKVNFANYWGEAVSKSSKNTAAAWDFLNFISSNAELTKYYAKHQLVASRKDMLPQQVPDTDIGVFAENALTARSVYKKDANLFESVFLKMIDDVILRNFQPQDALNNAAQQINLDLQNK, encoded by the coding sequence ATGGAAAAAAAATACTACATCATAGGCGGGGTTTTGGTTTTACTCCTCATTCTGGGAGGTGTCTTGTTTTTTACATCCGGCTCCAAACCCGCCCCTACCAATAATGGAAAAATCGAACTGGTTTGGTGGAAGACCTTTGAGGATACGGAAAATGTCCAGGATTTTATCAATGATTATCAAACCACACATAAAAACGTCTCTATAACTTTCGTAAAAAAAGACCCTTCGACTTACGAACAGGATCTGGTCAATGCGATCGCCGCAGGCAACGGTCCTGATATTTTTTCCATTCACAATGACTGGCTGGCCAAGCACTCGGATAAGATTGCGCCCGCTCCTGATAATTTGATCAGCCTGAGGACATATAGTGATAATTTTGTGGATGTGGCCTCATCAGATTTTGTGGAGGATAATAAGATCTATGCGATCCCGCTGTCAGTGGATTTGCTGGCGCTTTATTACAACAAGGATATTTTAGGTTCAGCCGGTATTGCCCAGCCTCCCGCGACCTGGCCGGAACTGGTCAGCGATGTGGAGAAAATCACCAAGGTGGCCCAGCCCGGCGTCTTTAGCCGGTCAGGCGTGGCAATGGGTACCTCCGGCAATGTCAGCCGCGCCGTAGATATTTTAAACCTGCTCATGATCCAAAACGGCACTAAGTTTTATTCCGATGATTTGAATACGGCGACTTTCGACCAGCAGCAGAATTTACCCGGTAGCAGCGAAGGATTTAATCCGGGCGCCACAGCTTTGGCTTTCTATACCCAGTTTGCCGACCCGTCAAAAGTTTCTTACACTTGGAATTCAAAATCCGACTACAGCATTGACGCCTTTACCCAAGGCAAGGTCGCCATGATGCTCGGCTACCAGTATATGGAGCCGATGATCCGGTCAAAGTCGCCGAACCTGAATTGGGGCGTGTCCGCAGTTCCTCAGGTCAGCGATCAGGCTACAAAAGTTAATTTTGCGAATTATTGGGGCGAAGCGGTTTCCAAATCTTCAAAGAATACGGCTGCTGCCTGGGATTTTTTGAATTTTATTTCCAGCAACGCGGAGCTGACCAAATATTATGCCAAGCATCAGCTCGTGGCCTCGCGAAAAGATATGTTGCCCCAGCAAGTACCGGATACGGATATCGGCGTGTTTGCGGAAAATGCCCTGACCGCCAGAAGTGTTTACAAGAAAGATGCCAACTTGTTCGAGAGCGTGTTTCTCAAAATGATTGACGATGTGATCCTGCGGAATTTTCAGCCGCAGGATGCCCTGAACAATGCCGCCCAGCAGATCAATCTGGATTTGCAAAATAAATAG
- a CDS encoding pilin encodes MKENQKTKIAILVFFVLVTLAVTARPVHADIGLVQCGQTDSAGVVTNPCDFQDLVVLLIRVINLLLGFSWLVATFFVFWGAYKMISAFGNSEGIANGKETLRQALVGFFLVLVAFVLLNFVVASFTGYNFNFSGSDSKSIIKFLP; translated from the coding sequence ATGAAAGAAAATCAAAAGACAAAAATTGCTATTCTGGTTTTTTTTGTTTTAGTAACTTTGGCTGTGACGGCCCGACCGGTTCATGCAGATATCGGATTAGTTCAATGCGGACAAACTGATAGTGCGGGAGTAGTCACGAACCCGTGCGATTTCCAGGACTTGGTCGTGCTTTTGATCCGGGTGATCAATCTGCTTCTGGGTTTTTCTTGGCTGGTGGCGACATTTTTTGTTTTTTGGGGCGCTTATAAGATGATCTCTGCATTCGGGAACTCTGAAGGCATTGCCAACGGTAAAGAAACTTTGCGCCAGGCACTTGTCGGATTTTTTTTAGTGCTGGTCGCTTTTGTTCTGCTTAATTTCGTTGTAGCTTCCTTTACCGGCTACAATTTTAATTTTAGCGGGAGTGATTCAAAGAGCATTATTAAGTTTTTGCCCTAA
- a CDS encoding pilin has product MKFRKQVLIPLIVFGLFTAFMVSAQGHCQPGQPASGALCNPIAGATTLKELALKILIVFAGFTTLIPIMAVVFAGFQMLISQGNPESIQKAKQTLTWTIYGFVLAICSYIIIAATIKFLGAENLNQIDPNSPAPTVVNPLGSADFTVFLKNLLLNFLGIVGVLAILMIIFNGFRYMTAGGNEEQTTIAKDGLKWSVAGVITIVLAYVIIRATATLFGLK; this is encoded by the coding sequence ATGAAATTCAGAAAACAAGTTTTAATACCTCTTATCGTCTTTGGTCTATTTACAGCTTTCATGGTCTCTGCCCAGGGGCACTGTCAGCCGGGCCAGCCTGCTTCCGGCGCGCTTTGCAATCCGATAGCCGGAGCCACGACTCTTAAAGAGCTTGCCCTTAAGATTTTAATCGTTTTTGCCGGCTTTACCACTTTAATTCCGATCATGGCCGTGGTCTTTGCGGGTTTCCAAATGCTGATCTCCCAGGGCAACCCGGAGAGCATCCAGAAGGCTAAGCAAACCCTGACCTGGACGATCTACGGTTTTGTACTGGCGATTTGTTCCTATATAATAATTGCGGCAACCATAAAATTTCTGGGAGCGGAGAATCTCAATCAGATTGATCCGAATTCGCCGGCCCCGACCGTGGTTAATCCTTTGGGAAGCGCAGATTTTACGGTATTTTTGAAAAACCTCCTCCTTAACTTTTTGGGGATCGTCGGGGTGCTCGCAATTTTGATGATCATATTTAACGGTTTTCGCTACATGACGGCCGGCGGCAATGAGGAGCAGACGACAATAGCCAAAGACGGATTAAAGTGGTCGGTTGCCGGGGTCATCACTATTGTTCTGGCTTATGTGATCATTCGCGCGACCGCGACTCTTTTTGGATTAAAATAA
- a CDS encoding pilin, whose product MRKFLAKNLHKLSAAVLSFLLFHAPVVFAQQISNPAPDYFTTGPGTDFKSIILFFIKGALGIAGLLAVAFVIYGGFQYITSGGNEEQAEAGRKTLTNAIIGVVIVVLSYVIVAVISNALAKV is encoded by the coding sequence ATGAGAAAATTTTTGGCAAAAAATCTACACAAGTTATCGGCAGCTGTTTTAAGTTTCCTGTTGTTTCATGCGCCTGTGGTTTTTGCCCAGCAAATCAGCAATCCTGCCCCTGACTACTTTACCACAGGCCCAGGCACCGATTTTAAAAGCATTATTTTGTTTTTCATCAAGGGAGCTTTGGGAATAGCCGGACTTCTGGCCGTGGCTTTTGTCATTTACGGTGGTTTCCAGTATATAACCTCGGGCGGGAACGAAGAACAGGCGGAAGCTGGCAGGAAAACCCTGACCAATGCTATAATAGGAGTAGTGATAGTTGTCCTATCTTATGTGATCGTAGCTGTTATATCAAATGCCTTAGCAAAAGTATAA
- a CDS encoding pilin: protein MKQISNWFKKLSVIQITQISAIVLTFVFALAPLALAQYTIPNSTGGLPNNSNFTSIILQVINVALAVAGLIAVLFLIIGGFRYITSAGNEETAEQARKIITNAIIGIVVIILSFVIVRVISNALINNQA, encoded by the coding sequence ATGAAACAAATTTCCAATTGGTTCAAAAAGCTTTCGGTTATCCAGATAACTCAAATTTCCGCCATTGTGCTCACTTTTGTTTTTGCGCTGGCTCCTTTGGCTCTGGCCCAATACACGATCCCGAACTCTACCGGCGGATTGCCGAACAACTCAAACTTTACGAGCATAATTTTGCAGGTCATTAATGTGGCTTTGGCCGTGGCCGGACTGATCGCGGTTTTGTTCCTGATCATCGGCGGCTTTCGTTACATCACTTCAGCCGGCAATGAAGAGACGGCGGAACAAGCCAGAAAGATCATCACCAATGCCATCATCGGTATCGTGGTCATCATTTTGTCGTTCGTCATCGTGCGCGTCATCTCCAACGCTTTGATCAACAACCAGGCATAA
- a CDS encoding pilin, with the protein MKKINGLLLTLFGLALPFLSRADLLSGGDCQVGLGQACTTSSVHQLVIVVIDMLLGVAGLVAVLFIIIGGFQYITSAGNEELAERGKKNLQNAVIGIVIIVLSYVIVRVVSTFFGVN; encoded by the coding sequence ATGAAAAAAATTAACGGCCTATTACTTACATTATTCGGTTTGGCACTGCCGTTTTTAAGCCGCGCTGATTTGCTTAGCGGGGGTGATTGCCAGGTCGGTTTAGGGCAGGCTTGTACCACTTCCAGCGTACACCAATTAGTTATTGTTGTAATTGATATGCTGCTGGGAGTAGCCGGGCTTGTGGCGGTGCTGTTCATCATCATCGGCGGTTTCCAGTACATAACTTCAGCAGGAAACGAGGAACTGGCGGAACGGGGCAAGAAAAATTTACAGAATGCCGTTATCGGAATCGTGATTATTGTTCTGTCTTACGTAATAGTCAGAGTCGTGAGCACATTTTTCGGAGTTAACTGA
- a CDS encoding vWA domain-containing protein, which produces MKMNPALVPTVKTCISIRMPESSEGENDGNVALALVLDVSNSTDNPISSDGGSDNQIYKAIKSAAKQVIDLLRDGDQVAIITFHRDAKMALPFTLCNTDGKEAALSAIEDDVYPQGGTNYNVGLDTARRELGKIAGMTRAIAFISDGAHEAHFEDPRPMSTEIRDGGIVIYTASVADNLSADDEMRLKEMSGGANFKPCSSSFEVGKFFAGSLRKAIHASVTNARLEFTPIGLVQEVAHCEFVWKNGKRNYVAGSNTPATVQLGEIGPGDRLDVFVQFVTQMPKFPDNVDSQERTFGKLAVFGACSGMGINDPIELASDEMRQRFAKVTGGKVNSYVEKIAAQADAARALDQASRTTDAKAQQDILGKAAERVKRATQVFADDADLAGSLTDLDQLRQESATKGGSATAKKAGRATQVFTDDD; this is translated from the coding sequence ATGAAGATGAATCCCGCGCTCGTACCGACGGTGAAAACCTGCATCAGCATCAGGATGCCGGAAAGCAGTGAAGGTGAAAACGACGGCAACGTCGCACTCGCCCTCGTCCTCGACGTCTCCAACTCGACCGACAACCCCATCAGCTCTGATGGCGGCAGCGACAATCAGATCTACAAGGCCATCAAAAGCGCTGCCAAGCAGGTCATTGACCTGCTCCGCGACGGCGACCAGGTTGCCATCATCACCTTCCACCGAGATGCGAAGATGGCATTGCCTTTCACCTTGTGCAATACGGACGGCAAGGAAGCCGCACTCAGCGCGATCGAAGACGATGTCTACCCGCAGGGAGGCACCAACTACAACGTCGGGCTGGACACGGCCAGGCGCGAGCTGGGGAAGATCGCGGGAATGACGCGCGCCATCGCTTTCATCAGCGACGGCGCGCACGAAGCGCACTTCGAAGACCCGCGCCCCATGTCGACCGAGATCCGCGACGGCGGCATAGTCATCTACACGGCCAGTGTCGCGGACAACCTCTCGGCGGACGATGAAATGCGCCTCAAAGAAATGTCGGGCGGGGCGAACTTCAAACCCTGCTCGTCATCGTTCGAGGTCGGCAAGTTCTTCGCAGGCTCGCTCCGCAAGGCGATTCACGCCTCGGTCACCAATGCCCGGTTGGAGTTCACTCCCATCGGCCTGGTCCAGGAGGTGGCGCACTGCGAATTTGTCTGGAAGAACGGCAAGCGCAACTACGTGGCCGGTTCCAACACACCGGCAACCGTGCAACTCGGCGAGATCGGTCCCGGTGACCGACTCGACGTGTTCGTGCAATTCGTCACCCAGATGCCGAAGTTCCCGGACAACGTTGATAGCCAGGAACGCACTTTCGGCAAACTCGCGGTGTTCGGCGCCTGCTCAGGCATGGGCATCAATGACCCGATCGAGCTGGCAAGCGATGAGATGCGACAGAGATTCGCGAAGGTCACCGGCGGCAAGGTCAACTCCTACGTGGAAAAGATCGCAGCGCAGGCCGACGCGGCGCGCGCTCTCGATCAGGCCAGCAGGACCACGGACGCCAAAGCGCAACAGGACATCCTCGGCAAGGCCGCGGAAAGAGTGAAGCGCGCAACCCAGGTGTTCGCCGACGACGCTGATCTGGCGGGATCCCTCACGGATCTTGACCAGCTGCGCCAGGAGTCTGCGACCAAGGGCGGCTCAGCAACGGCCAAGAAAGCCGGACGCGCCACTCAAGTCTTCACCGACGACGACTAG
- the ftsH gene encoding ATP-dependent zinc metalloprotease FtsH → MNKFFRNLLIILAIFLVIAGAFTLFNNDNANVSQVTLGKVADEVSAGQINKIEVSDNEVDLTVYLKDGTKQISTKEKSSVLSDTLKNTYAVDNSKIKDANIEPLSGSTSILQSTILPFALPFLLIGAFIWFLMRQVQGSNNRAMSFGQSGAKLLEQSDRRKRVTFADVAGIKEAKEELKEVVEFLRFPQKFFSLGARIPKGVLLLGPPGVGKTLVARAVAGEANVPFFHISGSEFVEMFVGVGASRVRDLFKKAKRNAPCIVFIDEIDAVGRQRGAGLGGSHDEREQTLNQILVEMDGFENETNVIVIAATNRPDVLDPALLRPGRFDRQVVLDPPDINDREAILKVHSIGKPLAKEVNLRAIAERTPGFSGADLSNLINEGAILAARRNLKVVGQNELIEAIEKVMLGPERKSHLLSKKEKEIAAWHEAGHALVATVMPHADPVHKVSIVSRGRAAGYTMKLPSEDKNLHSKSEFLADLAVSLGGYATEKMIFDELTTGASNDLRVATGLARKLVTSYGMSETLGPMTFGDTHEMIFLGREISEQKNYSEKVAAKIDEEVSGFIERAYRTAADVIKKYRKQLTLIANELIEKETIERAEFENLVADIIPQEKLNKNIATGGLSSVPV, encoded by the coding sequence ATGAACAAATTTTTTCGCAACCTGCTTATAATTCTCGCCATATTCCTGGTCATTGCCGGCGCCTTTACGCTTTTCAACAATGACAATGCCAATGTCAGTCAAGTGACACTGGGCAAAGTTGCTGATGAGGTTAGCGCCGGACAGATTAATAAAATTGAGGTTTCCGACAACGAGGTTGATCTGACGGTTTATCTTAAAGATGGAACCAAACAAATATCCACTAAAGAAAAATCCTCTGTTCTTTCAGACACATTAAAAAATACATACGCGGTTGATAATTCTAAGATCAAGGACGCGAACATTGAACCGCTCTCAGGTTCAACTTCTATTCTTCAGTCAACCATTCTGCCGTTTGCGCTTCCGTTCCTTTTGATCGGGGCTTTCATCTGGTTTCTTATGCGCCAAGTCCAAGGATCAAACAATCGCGCAATGTCATTCGGCCAATCGGGCGCTAAGCTCCTTGAACAGTCAGACCGAAGAAAGCGCGTGACTTTTGCCGATGTGGCCGGGATCAAGGAAGCGAAAGAAGAATTGAAGGAAGTTGTGGAGTTTTTGCGTTTTCCGCAGAAATTTTTCTCGCTTGGCGCGCGCATTCCCAAAGGCGTATTGCTGCTGGGGCCTCCCGGAGTCGGCAAGACCCTGGTCGCCCGCGCCGTGGCCGGGGAAGCCAATGTGCCTTTTTTCCATATTTCCGGTTCGGAGTTTGTGGAGATGTTCGTGGGAGTTGGCGCTTCCCGCGTGCGCGATTTATTTAAGAAAGCCAAACGGAATGCTCCGTGCATTGTGTTTATAGATGAGATAGATGCTGTGGGAAGGCAAAGAGGAGCGGGTTTGGGCGGCTCACATGACGAGCGTGAGCAGACCTTAAATCAGATCCTGGTGGAGATGGACGGTTTTGAAAATGAGACCAATGTCATTGTGATCGCTGCGACCAACCGGCCGGATGTTTTAGACCCCGCTCTGCTTCGTCCCGGCAGATTCGACCGGCAGGTGGTTTTGGACCCGCCGGATATCAATGACCGGGAAGCTATTTTGAAAGTGCATTCTATCGGCAAACCGTTGGCTAAAGAGGTCAATTTGCGGGCAATTGCCGAACGCACCCCCGGATTTTCCGGCGCTGATTTGTCCAACCTGATAAATGAAGGGGCGATTTTGGCGGCTCGGCGAAACCTAAAAGTGGTCGGACAAAATGAATTGATCGAAGCCATAGAGAAAGTTATGCTCGGACCGGAGCGCAAAAGCCATTTGCTGTCTAAGAAAGAAAAAGAGATCGCGGCCTGGCATGAGGCCGGCCATGCTCTGGTGGCTACGGTCATGCCGCACGCCGACCCGGTGCATAAGGTTTCCATAGTATCCCGCGGCAGGGCGGCAGGCTATACCATGAAGCTGCCGAGCGAGGATAAGAACTTGCATTCCAAATCTGAATTTCTGGCAGACTTGGCCGTGTCATTGGGCGGCTATGCCACAGAGAAAATGATCTTTGATGAACTGACCACAGGCGCTTCCAATGATCTGCGCGTGGCCACAGGCCTTGCCCGCAAACTTGTGACCAGTTACGGCATGTCGGAAACTCTGGGTCCCATGACCTTTGGCGACACACACGAGATGATATTTTTGGGCCGCGAGATTTCCGAGCAGAAGAATTATTCGGAGAAAGTTGCCGCCAAGATCGACGAAGAAGTCTCCGGTTTCATTGAACGGGCATACCGCACTGCTGCGGACGTTATCAAAAAATACCGCAAGCAGCTGACCTTGATCGCTAATGAACTCATCGAGAAAGAGACAATAGAGCGCGCAGAGTTTGAGAACCTCGTCGCCGATATCATTCCCCAGGAAAAGTTAAACAAGAATATTGCGACCGGGGGGCTGTCATCAGTTCCGGTCTAG
- the rnc gene encoding ribonuclease III yields the protein MDLEKLETKIKIQFKDRNLLQSALTHRSYLNENRRWPLAHNERLEFLGDAVLELITTEYLYRNFPNPEGELTNLRSALVNYKMLSEIASSLELDKYILLSRGESNDMGRARQVILANAIEALIGAIYLDSGFEVSRTFIHDFVINHLETIVNAGNILDPKSKFQELAQEKLGVTPHYKVLAEWGPDHNKNFEVGVFINDKQIAKGSGPSKQEAEIAAAENGLKVSDL from the coding sequence ATGGACCTAGAAAAACTCGAGACTAAAATAAAAATACAATTTAAAGACCGGAACCTGCTGCAGTCAGCGTTGACCCATCGTTCATATCTGAATGAGAACCGCCGCTGGCCGCTGGCGCATAACGAGCGCCTGGAATTTTTGGGCGACGCGGTTTTGGAATTGATCACAACCGAGTACCTGTACCGGAATTTTCCCAACCCTGAAGGCGAACTGACCAATTTGCGCTCCGCTTTGGTCAATTATAAGATGTTGTCCGAAATTGCCAGCAGCCTGGAACTGGATAAGTACATTTTGCTTTCCCGAGGAGAATCAAACGATATGGGAAGAGCTCGCCAGGTGATTTTGGCAAATGCAATTGAGGCCTTGATCGGCGCGATCTATCTGGACTCGGGATTTGAGGTATCAAGAACTTTCATCCATGATTTTGTGATCAATCATCTGGAAACCATAGTAAATGCCGGCAATATCCTGGACCCCAAAAGCAAATTTCAGGAACTGGCGCAGGAAAAGCTGGGCGTGACGCCGCATTATAAGGTTTTGGCCGAATGGGGGCCTGATCATAACAAAAATTTTGAGGTTGGAGTGTTTATCAATGACAAGCAGATCGCCAAGGGTTCAGGCCCGTCCAAACAGGAGGCGGAAATTGCGGCGGCGGAAAACGGCCTCAAGGTTTCTGATCTATAA
- a CDS encoding AAA family ATPase → MYLKRLELQGFKSFAHKTVLDFDPGMTAVVGPNGSGKSNVADALRWVMGEQSLKLLRGKKSEDVIFAGSDKKSKLSVAEVSLTFDNKDHKIPVEYGEVVITRRLFRNGDSEYLMNNQRVRLFDVIDALMRSGFGATNYAVIGQGTIDQMVLAGPSEIKNLVEEASGVKPYYLKREKTLRRLAQTEENLGRVSELLKEIEPRLKSLKRQAKRMEEREALASELSILQMEYFGNQSFLLETELNAVAERLAIKSAVITQADSEIAAFQKTLDKEEQQTGKANNFIEELEKKLKDLEDGKLTLLEQLAELRGKLKLESSNDAANKFSLENFSNKLVQFKHSFEMILDSLKADNIAEIRHKLRELVESFSKHSDPAHQDLKPANDELLNQKKTLDVKLEVIVKEIHEQNSAKNKLLAEERQKKGFLTEEEKKFRSKSLELVRLKDEQNLVLVEKAKLETRLEGLHKEIKEALGQIPADLARYKKPQILPNLPNQILKLKHQLELAGGIDESTLNEFKETQQRFDYLSEQSSDLSQAVVDLRSVIEDLDQIIKKQFDEAFDKISAKFSEYFRILFNGGRSQMSLLRAAKESEESLQEAEEDEEESAAMDGVRHKKAVQEIVGIEIKATPPGKKLASITALSGGERALTAIALLCSMLACYPSPFVVLDEVDAALDEANSIRFASILGTLAHQTQFITITHNRETMRQAHTLYGVTMTEEGISKILSLKLEQAEKIEVK, encoded by the coding sequence ATGTATTTAAAGCGACTGGAACTGCAGGGGTTCAAATCCTTTGCGCATAAAACCGTGCTTGATTTTGATCCCGGAATGACTGCCGTGGTCGGTCCGAACGGCTCGGGCAAATCAAATGTGGCTGATGCTCTCCGCTGGGTCATGGGCGAGCAGTCTTTGAAGCTGCTGCGCGGTAAAAAATCCGAGGACGTGATCTTTGCCGGCTCAGACAAAAAATCCAAGCTTTCCGTGGCTGAAGTGTCTTTAACTTTTGACAATAAAGATCATAAGATTCCCGTGGAATATGGGGAAGTGGTGATCACCAGAAGATTGTTCCGCAACGGCGACTCAGAATACCTGATGAACAACCAGCGGGTCCGACTGTTCGACGTGATAGACGCGCTCATGCGTTCTGGTTTTGGGGCGACAAATTATGCCGTGATAGGCCAGGGAACCATTGATCAGATGGTTTTGGCCGGTCCCTCTGAGATCAAAAATTTGGTCGAGGAAGCATCCGGGGTCAAGCCTTATTATTTGAAGCGTGAAAAAACATTAAGGCGCCTGGCGCAGACCGAGGAAAACCTGGGCCGGGTCTCGGAGCTTCTGAAGGAGATCGAGCCAAGGCTCAAGTCCTTAAAGCGCCAGGCCAAGCGCATGGAGGAGCGCGAAGCTCTTGCATCTGAATTGAGTATTTTGCAAATGGAATATTTCGGCAATCAGTCGTTTTTGCTGGAAACGGAACTTAATGCAGTAGCAGAACGTTTGGCCATCAAAAGCGCGGTGATCACGCAGGCGGATAGTGAGATCGCGGCCTTCCAGAAAACTTTGGATAAAGAAGAACAGCAGACCGGAAAAGCAAATAATTTTATCGAAGAATTGGAAAAAAAGCTCAAGGATTTAGAGGATGGAAAATTAACTCTGCTGGAACAATTGGCGGAACTTCGCGGCAAGCTGAAATTGGAATCATCCAATGATGCAGCTAATAAATTTTCTTTAGAAAATTTTTCAAATAAACTTGTCCAATTCAAGCATTCATTTGAAATGATCCTGGATTCGCTCAAGGCGGATAACATTGCCGAGATCAGGCACAAGTTAAGAGAATTGGTGGAAAGTTTCAGCAAGCATTCCGATCCCGCCCATCAGGATCTGAAACCGGCCAATGATGAATTGCTAAATCAGAAGAAAACTTTAGATGTTAAGCTTGAAGTGATCGTGAAAGAGATCCATGAACAAAACAGCGCCAAGAATAAATTATTGGCCGAAGAAAGGCAGAAAAAAGGATTTTTGACCGAAGAAGAAAAAAAATTCCGCAGTAAATCGCTGGAATTAGTCCGCCTCAAAGACGAACAAAACCTGGTTTTGGTGGAGAAAGCCAAGTTGGAAACGAGACTAGAAGGGCTCCACAAAGAGATCAAGGAAGCCTTGGGCCAGATCCCGGCAGATCTTGCCCGGTACAAAAAACCTCAGATTCTGCCGAATCTGCCGAATCAAATATTAAAATTAAAGCATCAGCTGGAGTTGGCCGGCGGCATTGATGAATCGACTTTAAATGAGTTTAAAGAAACTCAGCAGAGGTTTGACTATTTATCCGAACAATCGTCTGATCTGAGCCAGGCAGTGGTTGATCTTAGGAGCGTGATCGAAGATCTGGACCAGATCATCAAGAAGCAGTTTGACGAGGCGTTCGATAAAATTTCTGCGAAGTTCTCTGAATATTTCCGGATATTGTTCAACGGCGGACGCTCGCAGATGAGTCTGCTTCGTGCCGCAAAGGAATCGGAGGAAAGTCTGCAAGAAGCCGAGGAAGATGAGGAAGAATCCGCAGCAATGGACGGGGTCAGGCATAAAAAAGCCGTGCAGGAAATCGTCGGAATTGAAATAAAAGCCACGCCACCGGGTAAGAAACTGGCCTCGATCACGGCTCTGTCAGGAGGCGAGCGGGCGCTTACGGCAATTGCTTTGCTTTGCAGCATGCTGGCCTGTTATCCTTCGCCGTTCGTGGTTCTGGATGAGGTTGATGCAGCCCTTGATGAAGCCAATTCCATCCGTTTTGCCAGTATTCTGGGAACTCTGGCCCATCAAACGCAGTTCATCACGATCACGCATAACCGCGAAACTATGCGCCAGGCCCATACGCTGTATGGCGTGACCATGACCGAGGAAGGGATTTCCAAGATCTTGTCGTTAAAACTTGAGCAGGCGGAAAAGATCGAAGTGAAATGA